The nucleotide window CTGCTTTTGCAAAAAGCTCTGCCGTTCTTAGCTGGCTAAATGTTATTGTTGCCCGGCCCAGTTTTGGGGCCACAATGGAAAAACAGGGTTAGGGGGGTTCCTAGGCGGTTTGCTTGGGGCTGAGCGTCGTTACGGAAGGGGCGCGAGTAAGTTTGTTTTGACGGCCTTCTTCGAGAATACGCGCTGGAGGTTCGCGGATTTCCCATACAAGGCCCACAAAACCAAGCATGCGAATCACATAGTAAGTGATGTCGTATTCCCACCAATAAAAACCCTGGCGTGTGCTGCTCTGATAATAGTGATGGTTGTTGTGCCAACCTTCTCCCAGCGTGATAATTGCCAAGAGCCAGTGGTTTTTAGAGTCATCGCCGGACTCAAAACGGCGTTTACCCCAAAGATGTGTGAGCGAGTTGATGGTGAAGGTGCCATGCCACAACAGAACGGTGGAAAAGAAAAAGCCCCAGAACAAAGCAAACCATCCGCCCACAAGATAGAAGGCAACGGCGTAGATCACGGGTGGGATAAGGTGCCAGCGGTTGAGCCAGACCAGTTCTGGAAACTTGGCAAGGTCCTTGACGCGATCGTAGTCGGTGCCGTTTGTTTTAGGGTTCAAAATCCATCCGACGTGCGAGTACCAAAAGCCATGACGTGCGGGTGAATGCACATCATTTTCTGTGTCCGAATATTTGTGATGATCGCGGTGATGAGCTGCCCACCAGAGCACGCCTTTTTGAGCTGTGGTGCTGCAAAAAAATGCCAGGACCGCTTGAAACCAGCGCGAGGTTTTATAACTGCGGTGCGAGAAGTAGCGATGATAGCCACCCGTCACGAAAAACATGCGCACAGCATAAGAAGCAAGCGCAAGCGCAAATCCAGTCCATGACCAGCCAAAGTAAAACAAGCCGGCGATGGCGATGAGATGAATTGCCCAAAAGGGCCAGCTGCCCGGATGAATATAAGAGAAACGATGTTTCGATGCGATTTCCATGTCCCAAAGCTAACCAACCCCAGTCAGCCCCAAGCCATCCCCATGTCATGATTCTGTCATATACGTATCTACTAGTCTTTTTCTATACCTAGATAGCGTCGTTCGCCGGCAAGGAGGGTATTGATCCTGAGCTTTCAAGACCACAAACTGCGGAAGGCGCACACCTTTTTCTTTACCATCGGGTTCATTCAATGCGCCACATGCAGACGCTCAGGATCAATACCCTCCTTGCCGGCCTATTGCTGCTGCGCATTTCATGTAACGGCTACGATCAAATGGTGCTTGTGCATCGAAAAAGTACATAGCGTGAGAAACCCGGACCAATGAACTGGTGCAAAAAGTCTTGTGTGCATTCTGATTGAGTGCTGCGTCGGAGCGTCTGCATGTGGCGCGTTAAGAGATTGTGGGGATGAACGAGAATTTTGGCATACGCAGTTGGTGGTCTTGAAGGCTCCGACGCAGCACTCAATCAGAATGCGAATGCGAATGCTTTTCAATCCTCCATAGACACAACTTACAATACCCGTTTCAAAGGGGTGAGTCTTAGTAAAGCCACGAAGGCAAAGGTGCCGAAGAAAGTAGACCACAGACGGATGGATGGAACGTCGATAAGACCGTGCTCTTTGAGGTAAGGCGTAAGAAAAAGCGCAAACACCAATGGATGAAGCACGTAGAGTCCAAGCATGTTCGGAACAATTTTAGCAGTCCATTTATCGAGAAAGTTAGGCAACCACGTTGCTATCGTAAGCACCAATAGACCGCCGCCAAAACGAATCAAGTAAACTTTCATGACTGGCTCGATAAAGTGATACATGCTCCAGCCTAGGACGGCGTAAATAGCAAACAAAAGCAGTGCCCAAAGACGAAGGTTTGTCATGTTCTTCTGAAAAGAAAGCATGCGTCCTACGGCCAAACCCAGTGGAAGAGTGGGCAGGGAAAAAACCCACTGTCGGTAGGGCCATTCGAGATTAAATTGGGTCGGAATCCAAGCAGCAAAAACAGCAACAATCACGCTTGCGATGCAAAGCACTCCGGGATGCCAACGCCAGGTCGCCTTGTGAATGAAGTGGGCCAGCACTCCAAAACAAGCAATGAAAGGTAAGAACCACAAATGATCTCGCGGGCCATAAAACAACATGCTTGTTTTAAACCAACCCATCGCAGGTTCTCCTGCTTTGTAAACGTAATAGGCGCGAATGCCGCCGATGACTAAGGACCAAAATATCCAAGGAATCACGATGCGCTGCCATCGTCTTAGGATAAATCGTTCGGTGGGCGGCGGTTTAGGCTTGGCCACACTAAGTGCAACCGAAAGCACCAAGAACATTGGTAGCCCAATGCCTAAAAACACGTGCGTTCCAAGCACATGGATTGCCATGGGGTCGATCGCTGCGATTAACCTTAAGCGATCCCAATTGTACAGGTAGCCAACGCGAGCGCTTTCGGTCACGGCGACGGCTTTTTCTTCCGAGCTGATAACTATCCCGGGCTTGGCTAGGCTTGCTCCCTGCATAATCCCGGGCGTTTTAGCACTGTTTTGCTCCGTGTCTCGTTAAAAAAGTTCTATTTCTTTGAAAATACCGGACTTTTGTGCGTTTCGAACAGCCCATTGATTGCGCTGCAGCAGGCTTTGTGTGTCTCGCACGCAACTTCTCCTACCTGCCACCGATAAACAGTCAAAGAAGATTATTTAGCGTGGAGAAGTAGTATGGAAAAAGCATCATGGATTTGGTTTGCGTTATTTGCGGTTGGGTTGGGCGCTAGTTGCGCACAGTCTGCCGAATGTCCGGATAACCTTGCAGCACTTGATGGCGCCTGTTTCCCGCAATCCGTAGTTGACGCGAAACAAAAAGGCAGCACTTCGAGTCTAGATGGAAGCAGTTCGGATGGCGTCAATGCGGATGGAGTTCATCTTCAAGATTGCGATCCACATTGCATTATTACTGCCAAAGATTTGCAATCGAACTATTTCGGCGCAGCCGTTGCTGTTGACGGTGATGATTTGTTTGTCGCAGCAAGTGATGACTCGGATGCTGCGAGCAAAGCAGGAGCTGCTTACTTTTTTGAGCGCGATCAGACGGGATCCTGGAAGCAAATCCAAAAAATCACCGTAAGTGACGCCGAAGCAAACGATTTTCTAGGTCTTGGCGGTGCTGCTTCAATGCACGAGAAGCGTTTGATTGTTGGCGCAAGCTACAACCGCGATCTGTTGGGCACTCCTAAGGGCGCAGCCTACATCTTCGAGAAGAACGAGGATGGTGTTTGGAAAGAAACTCAGCTTCTCGATATAGAATATACTGCTCCAAACTCAACAACGTATGCTTCATCTGTTGTGATTCACGGCGACTATGCTGTCGTGGGTGCGTATTTAGAAGATCAAGGGCCAAAACAAGACTACGGCGCGATTTATATTTATAAGCGCGAAGACGATGGTCGTTGGCAACGCAGCTTTCGATACGCGGGGGACTCGTACAACGAGTACCGTCGTTTTGGTCGAGC belongs to Myxococcales bacterium and includes:
- a CDS encoding fatty acid desaturase, with amino-acid sequence MEIASKHRFSYIHPGSWPFWAIHLIAIAGLFYFGWSWTGFALALASYAVRMFFVTGGYHRYFSHRSYKTSRWFQAVLAFFCSTTAQKGVLWWAAHHRDHHKYSDTENDVHSPARHGFWYSHVGWILNPKTNGTDYDRVKDLAKFPELVWLNRWHLIPPVIYAVAFYLVGGWFALFWGFFFSTVLLWHGTFTINSLTHLWGKRRFESGDDSKNHWLLAIITLGEGWHNNHHYYQSSTRQGFYWWEYDITYYVIRMLGFVGLVWEIREPPARILEEGRQNKLTRAPSVTTLSPKQTA
- a CDS encoding acyltransferase family protein, encoding MTESARVGYLYNWDRLRLIAAIDPMAIHVLGTHVFLGIGLPMFLVLSVALSVAKPKPPPTERFILRRWQRIVIPWIFWSLVIGGIRAYYVYKAGEPAMGWFKTSMLFYGPRDHLWFLPFIACFGVLAHFIHKATWRWHPGVLCIASVIVAVFAAWIPTQFNLEWPYRQWVFSLPTLPLGLAVGRMLSFQKNMTNLRLWALLLFAIYAVLGWSMYHFIEPVMKVYLIRFGGGLLVLTIATWLPNFLDKWTAKIVPNMLGLYVLHPLVFALFLTPYLKEHGLIDVPSIRLWSTFFGTFAFVALLRLTPLKRVL